The following proteins are encoded in a genomic region of Topomyia yanbarensis strain Yona2022 unplaced genomic scaffold, ASM3024719v1 HiC_scaffold_29, whole genome shotgun sequence:
- the LOC131695117 gene encoding uncharacterized protein LOC131695117 yields the protein MRMILHLSLYLVAVATIVKAEPFFGLKIQGGFKTETDISTAALAIIAPFVQLKQTITTFNNSYPLSTPLLNDAADGVNFLYNGAVNEIQFYTNLLGNSAVDSKSNSTALFEDIKTALAVAQEFVRNTPSELTKISAFSTSAGTALTEAFTFVGSVLNDMSDALTTFEEAIIAVDGNTPITSSSIYKILNKYQLANLIGEIDFLQSQMDIIRAKISNTVSLISTSEGLMKSFIVKLTTAFAALDAPLFNTYSTITKSSNAFQQQLSDTLNQLTSATSKFNDKIKTFTDDIIGANATKIISTTTEFTDFYKYFLDTLMPNSEEKFNSVAYMVTDSVQSAGRDILFNSYQMLNNAIQNLPAASTCATKYLNPLVQSLSNNIPTFSTCLNFVNSQTVASDQAAVLKSLLADRLYYVSLWSNTISGLSSKSDASSRNTAVLKLLAKTPASNVDVHQPALADTYSIFAQIVSNFNALQNRVIMCLTLKSADFSALIIAASNSYFGCIRSS from the exons ATGAGAATGATATTACATTTGAGTTTATATTTAGTAGCTGTCGCTACG atcGTCAAGGCAGAACCTTTCTTTGGACTTAAAATTCAAGGAGGATTTAAAACTGAAACAGATATCTCTACAGCTGCCCTAGCAATAATTGCACCATTTGTCCAACTGAAACAAACCATAACAACGTTCAACAACAGTTATCCACTCAGCACGCCTCTACTGAACGATGCCGCCGATGGAGTGAACTTCTTATACAATGGAGCTGTAAATGAAATACAGTTCTATACCAATCTTCTGGGAAACTCTGCCGTTGATAGCAAATCAAATTCGACCGCACTATTCGAGGATATTAAAACTGCTCTGGCTGTGGCACAGGAATTTGTCCGGAATACTCCGTCGGAATTGACAAAAATTAGCGCATTTTCCACCAGCGCAGGGACCGCCCTAACTGAAGCATTTACATTTGTTGGAAGTGTTTTGAATGATATGTCGGATGCACTGACcacctttgaagaagccatcATCGCCGTGGATGGAAACACACCAATCACATCGTCGTCGATTTATAAAATCTTGAACAAATATCAGCTAGCAAACTTGATCGGTGAAATCGATTTCCTACAATCACAGATGGACATTATACGAGCCAAAATATCGAACACGGTTTCGTTGATATCGACCTCTGAAGGTCTGATGAAATCATTCATAGTTAAACTGACAACCGCTTTCGCCGCCCTAGATGCTCCGCTGTTCAACACATACAGTACCATCACAAAATCGTCGAATGCGTTTCAACAACAATTGTCCGATACACTCAATCAATTGACCAGTGCCACTAGCAAATTCAACGATAAGATAAAAACATTCACCGATGACATCATAGGGGCGAACGCAACCAAAATCATCAGCACCACTACCGAGTTCACTGATTTCTATAAATACTTTCTGGACACTCTGATGCCCAACTCGGAGGAAAAGTTCAATAGCGTGGCATACATGGTTACGGATTCAGTTCAATCGGCCGGTCGCGACATTTTGTTCAACTCCTATCAAATGTTGAACAATGCGATACAGAATCTGCCTGCGGCGTCTACATGTGCTACGAAATATTTGAATCCACTGGTGCAGTCTCTGTCCAACAACATACCGACATTTAGTACTTGTTTAAACTTCGTTAATTCACAAACCGTGGCATCAGATCAAGCAGCAGTGTTAAAAAGCCTACTTGCAGATCGTTTGTATTATGTTAGTTTGTGGTCCAACACGATTTCTGGACTTTCTTCGAAAAGTGATGCCAGTAGTCGAAACACAGCTGTTCTTAAGCTTCTAGCG AAAACCCCTGCATCGAATGTCGACGTGCATCAACCAGCCTTGGCAGACACTTACAGCATCTTCGCACAGATAGTATCGAACTTCAACGCCCTGCAGAACCGCGTTATCATGTGTTTGACCCTGAAAAGTGCCGACTTTTCGGCATTGATCATCGCCGCATCCAATAGCTATTTTGGATGCATCCGCAGTAGTTAG